The DNA window GTAAGCGCCAACTTTGCCCCTGAAAGCACATCTTTCACAGCCTCTTTAAACACGTCGAGGTTTACGTCAACCAACTCTTTTTTCAGTAAACGGCCAATATCCACACCGATTGTATAACTTACCCTGTCTCTCTTGTCCTTCAAAGGTTCACGCTCCTCGGCCCAAACCGGAACCGCGAGGGATAACGTGATAATGCAGACCAATATCCTGACTTTCATGCTTCCTCCAAAAATAGCAATCGTCCTGATCGCCTTTAATATTCTATAGGAGCCTGCGGCAATGATCAATCCGATCCATCCCTTTCTCTCCTATCCCCTGGCATCTATCCTATAGCCACCGCACTTTAAAACAAAACAGTCTGCAAGAGCATCGTCAAATGAATCTAATAGATGTAAGATACTACGTATCCGAGATTTGAGCCAGATCCAGAAACGTTCAATCAAGTTTAGTTCCGGTGAATAAGGATGATTGGACCTCTTTCAAATGCGTTAGCTATAGTATCCCCTTTGCAGCATTGATGTTAAGGCGCACATAAACACCTGTTGCGACAGAAAACGACAAGTTAGATAATACGCTTGGAGTTTTAGAAGAACGGCACAGAAGAAGCGCCTCATACTGCTCATCTTCCAACGAGGCAAGGTTTTTAACTTTTGATCTGTATGCGTTTCTGACTCAAGGGAAAACGGCTTTTCTCTTTTATGGCTCAACGGGGACCCTATCTCCGATCCTCAGTTTTACCCTGCGACCATTTCGTGATTCCTGCAGTCGGACGCCGTGAGGATGAACTTGTCGTTCTGTCTGTCGTAAAGATATATTAAGCGAGAATCGACTACTTATGGTATTCACACTATAGCGACTATTTTCACCAGAAGTTCTATGGAGATCCAAGTTGCTGCTCATATTCTGAGCTACTTCATACAATATTCTCATCTCTGATTCTTAATTGTTCCAATTGTACGTTCAGATCTCCATTTTTCATCTTCATCTCTTTCCTTCCAATATCCTCATAAATATCTTTGACGATTCCTTGTTGATCACTACCACACTCCCGGAGAACGCCATTTGATAGCCAAGAAGAAGACTTGTTGTCACAACTTGTATGCGGAACGAAGGATATAACGTCTCTTGGCTACGCTTATCTTGCCTTTTTTCGCAAGACTTTTTATCGTTCTGGACACTGTTTCTCTGGAGCAGCCGCATGAATTCGAAATCTCCACTTGGGTAGGCCCGCACTCAATAACCACCCTGTCCTTGATCTTCATTCCGGACTTCTCTCCTATTTCTGAAAGGTACTTCAGGATTCTGTTCTCCACATTCAGGAAAGCAAGCCCTTTTATCTGCTCGTTCGCTGCCCGCAACTTGCTCGCAAGGGTCTTGAGCACACTCATCGTGAACATGGGATTGTCCATAAGGAGGCTCATGAAGTCCTTCCTTTGTATTACCACACATTCGGTCTCCTCCATAGTGACGACGTTGGCGAAGCCGGTCAACTCGTCAAACATGGAGAGTTCGCCGAAAAACCCGCCGGTCCCGATAACATCCAGCACATATTCCTTTCCTTCTTCGTCATAGAGGGATATCTTTACTTTGCCTTTCAATACCATATGCAACGCTGCCCGCGCGTCACCCTCCCCGAATATTACGAACCCTTTGGCGAACTTCCTTATTTTTGCTATCTTCAAAAGAACATTCATCTCATTGTTGGACAGTACGGAGAAAAAGCTTACATCCCTTATCCATTCCTCCAGATGCTCTTTCATATGGTTCCCTTTGCCCGGTTTGAGAATATCGCTTCTTTATATGCCATTCGCAATGTCCCGCACCGTCCCCTTTTAGCCGGTCTGCGGGAGCCGCCTTATCGCCCGGTCAATCGCCGACGATTTTCCCGGCGCCGCTTATGACTTCTTCAACCCGGTTGCCCGGGATGCCGCCCTGTGCCACCTGGGGACCGCCGCCGCCCTTTCCCTCATACTTCTCTGCAATTTTCTTGACAATTTTACCTGCATGATAAGTGGACTGCAAATCACGGCTCACAGCGACGACGAGCGTGCCTTTACTGTCCTCCTTCGATCCCACCAGAACTACACAACTTTTTGCTTTATCCCTGATAATATCTGTGACTTTTCTCAACTCCTCAACCTTACCGTTGGGAATAAACATTGATATGATCTTTACACCGTCTTTATCATACGCCGTACTGATAGCTTCGTCCACTTTAGAGAGAACTATCTCCTGCTTCAGCCTTTCGATCTCCTTCTCCTGTTTTTCCAAATCAGAGACAAGGGATTCAATTTTCTCTGAAATCCGTTCTGCCTCTATGTTGCAAGCCTTGGAGACCGATCTGATCAATCCGTCCAGTTTCTTCTTGTGAAGAAGCGCTCCTTTTCCTGTAGTTGCTTCAATCCTTCTCACTCCAGAAGCCAGAGAACTCTCGCTCATCACATAGAGACTGCCTATTTCTCCCGTATTTCTCACATGGGTACCACCGCACAACTCGACGCTAAAATCCCCTATCTTAACCACCCTGACCGTTTCGCCATACTTTTCTTCAAACAAGGCGGTGGCTCCTTCCTTTATTGCTTCATCCCGATTCTTCACCTCAATGGTAACGTCGTTGCACGCCATTATTTTCTCATTTACAATATCTTCCACTTTGGCCAATTCCAGTGTGTCGAGACCCTTGAAATGGCTGAAATCAAACCTCAACCTGTCCTTCTCGACGAGGGAGCCCGACTGTTTAACATGATCGCCTAATACTTTTCTTAGTGCATATTGCAGAAGATGTGTGGCAGTATGGTTTCTCGCAACCGATAACCGCTTGTCCTTATCGACAGCCAGGTTTGCCTTTTGCCCTCTTTTCAGAACGCCTTCCTCGACGGCCAGCACATGGGAGAAAAGATCAGACTTGACTTTTTTTACGGCCAGCACTTTCGCATTCCCTCCCGGCCAGACGATCGTACCCTCATCTTCAACCTGTCCGCCGCTCTCCGCGTAAAACGGAGTTTTGTCGAAATAGACTTCTCCTGTCTCGCCCACCCTCATCTCCGGCACGGGTTGTTCGTCCCTCAACAGACTTAGCACGGTCGCGCCTTCGACGTAAAGCTGGCGATAACCGAGAAATTCGCTGGTAATACCTTCCTTGAGAACCGAAATTTGGCCTTCACCCAACATCTCACCCTTCAGTTTGGAGCCGATTCTTGATCTCGCCTTCTGTCCTTCAAGGGCTGTTTCAAATCCTTTTATATCAAGGATAAAACCGTCTTCTTCTGCCATCTCAGTGGTAATATCAAGGGGAAAACCGTAAGTATCATAGAGCTTATAGACAAGTTCCCCTAGTATAACACGGTCTCCTTTCTTCTTTACCTCGTAGGCAATTTCTTCATAGACTTTCATGCCTACGTTGAGCGTCTCCATAAAACGCTCCTCTTCCCCCTTTATGATACGGGCTATATACGGGTGGTTATTTCTTATGTCAGGATATACATCCATGATGTCCACAACCGTACTCGACAGGTCGTGGAGGAATTCCCTCTCAATACCGATCTTCTTGCCATATCTCAGGGCCCTCCTTATAATCCTCCTCAGTACATAGGCCCTGCCGTCCTTTCCGGGTAACACGCCGTCGTTTATGATGAATGCGGCGCCTCGGGCGTGATCGGCGATCACTCTCATTGCAACATCGGTTCTCTCATTTTCCCCATATACACTACGGCACATATCCTCCAGCCGCTTTATGAGTGGTGAAAAGAGGTCCGTCTCATAATTTCCTATCTTTCCCTGGAGGACTGAAGTGATTCTTTCGAAACCCATCCCTGTATCAATAGACGGTTGTGGTAGTCTTTCCATCTCCCTATTTTTCGTCCGCTCAAATTCCATAAATACGAGGTTCCAGATCTCCAGATACCTGTCGCAATCACAGCCGACTCTGCATTCAGGCCGTCTGCACCCCACCGCATCCCCCAAATCATATATAATCTCCGAGCAGGGACCACAAGGCCCTTCGTCACCCATGGACCAGAAATTATCTTTCTCTCCGAGCCTGACGATCCGTTCGGGCCTCACCCCTATGGACTTCCAGATAGCGGCGGCTTCGTCATCTTCTTTATATACGGTGACCCATAGTTTCTCCTCGTCAAGCCCGAGTTCCCGGGTCAGAAACTCCCATGCGTACCAGATAGCGTCTTTCTTGAAATAGTCTCCGAAAGAAAAGTTGCCGAGCATTTCAAAAAACGTATGGTGACGGAGCGTCTTGCCTATATTGTCCAGGTCATTATGTTTGCCTCCAGCCCTCACGCATTTCTGGCATGACGTCGCCCTGAAGTAGTCACGCTTCTCGATGCCCAGAAACAGGTTTTTGAACTGGACCATCCCGGCATTGACAAAAAGGAGCGTCGGGTCCTTCTCCGGCACCAACGAAGCGCTCGGCACCAGTGTGTGGCCGTTTCCTGCAAAGTAATCTAAAAACTTCTTTCTTATTTCGTTAGAATTCACTGTTCGTCCTTCTTTAGTTGATAATGTGCAAATATTTTGCTTTCGATTTCTCCAGCAATCTCCTCGTGTTTCTTGAGAAATTCCTTTGCATTTTCCCTTCCCTGGCCTATCCTCGTTTCACCGTAGGAATACCAAGCCCCCATTTTCTCCATGATGCCCATCTCGACCCCTAGGTCAACAAGGTCACCCTCTCTTGATATTCCATGGCCGAATATTATATCAAACTCCACTTCCCTGAACGGCGGGGCCACCTTATTCTTCACTATTTTAACCCTGGTCCTGCTTCCCACAATTTCCTGACCGTCTTTAATAGCAGCAATCCTTCTTATGTCAAGCCTGACAGAGGAATAAAATTTGAGTGCATTCCCTCCTGTCGTTGTCTCGGGGTTTCCAAACATCACCCCTATCTTCTGTCTTATCTGATTGATGAATATTACTGTAGTCATCGACTTACTTATGGTAGCCGTGAGTTTTCTCAAGGCTTGAGACATAAGCCGCGCCTGCAGGCCCATATGAGCATCCCCCATCTCACCCTCAATCTCGGCCTTTGGCACAAGGGCAGCGACGGAATCCACAACGATAATGTCGACGGCTCCGCTTCTCACCAGTATCTCCGTAATCTCAAGGGCCTGCTCGCCCGTATCAGGTTGAGATATGAGAAGGTCGTCAATGTTGACCCCTATCTTCTTCGCATAGGACACGTCCAGCGCATGTTCGGCATCAATGAATGCCGCAGATCCACCGGTCTTTTGAATCTCACTCACAACCTCCAGGGCCAGGGTCGTCTTGCCAGATGCCTCTGGACCAAAAATCTCCACTACCCGGCCTCTCGGCAGTCCACCGACGCCCAGGGCCATATCGAGAGCGATCGACCCCGTGGACACCACTGGAATAGCCTCAATGGGTTTCTCGCCGAGCTTCATGATCGAGCCTTTGCCGAAGAGCTTTTCGATCTGTGTCACAGCCATGTCGATAGCCTTTGTTCTGTTTCCCTCTCTCCCCTCTTCCTTCACTCTTGACCTCCCAATTTTATATCCCCTTGAGGAGTATATTGAGCTCCTTCTTTTGTAAGTATACTCTGGAACAAAACTAATTTGTCCAAAACGAATCGTTTCTCCTCTAGCGGGAAGGTATTCTTTTCCAGCAGAGGCTGAGGTCTCTTCACTCTTCCAAGAGTGATGTGAGGTGTATATTCCCTCTCCTCCGGCTCTATATTAAGCTTCAGAAGCCCCTTCTCTACATCATCAAAGATACTCCTTATCTTTTCAATTCCATCCCTGAGTTTAACAACCACGACCTTCGCCCTCCTCCGGCTCGGAAAGGCGTCGATACTCTTTATCGATGCCGGAAGCGGAGCATACTTAGTTCCGATCATGGGGATCATGTCTTTAATACGCCATGCGGTATCCTTCTCAATCTCACCAAGGAACTTGAGGGTAATATGGAATCCTTCCTCTCTTACCCACCGCACATCCTTTATTCTCGCCGCCATACCGGCGATCACGGTCTGAAGATAAGCCTTTATGTCCAAAGGAAGCTCCAGCGCCAGGAACGCTCTCACACGATTTCCCCGTTCAAACACCTAAAAGTCAGCGTCAAAGCCTCCTCGGAGGTAGCCTCTCTTATCGCCGCCCTGTCGCCGTGAAAAAGATATTTCCTGACAACAAGTCCGTCTTTCATTGAGACGCCGATATACACGGTACCGACAGGTTTAGCGGGTGAGCCTCCTCCCGGCCCGGCAATGCCCGTTATAGAAACACCAATGTCAGCCCCGGCTGCAATTCTCACCCCTTCCGCCATCGCGCCGGCGACCTCCCGACTTACGGCTCCCCTGGTTGCAAGCATGTTCTCCGGAACGGCGAGAAAACGCTCCTTGGCTATGTTGCCGTAGGTCACAAAACCCATCCCGAAATAATCCGATGCGCCTGCCACATCGGTAACTCTCTTCGCAGTCAAACCTCCCGTACACGATTCAGCCAAAGCGATCGTCATACCTTTTTCCCTGAGCAGACTCCCCACTATCTCTTCCACAGTCATGTTATTCTCCCCACCGCCACAAGAGCAAGATTCGCAAAGATACCGGCGATGACATCATCAGCCATTACTCCGTAGCCCTCCTTCAGCGACTCTGCCTTACTTATCGGAAAAGGTTTCACTATATCAAAAATCCGAAAAAAAACGAAGCCCGCTACGACGTTCAGGATTGTCGGCTTATGACCGGCCATTGTTACGCACATACCCGCCAGCTCGTCGATGACTATGTAACCAGGATCCTTCGCCTCAGATTTTAGCCAGTTAATAGAGACAATGGAAACGAAAATAAAGGATACCACGAAAATAATGTTGCCTGACAGGGACGAAAAAGGAAAGACATACAAAAGAGCTGCTCCAAAGAGGGATGCGAATGTACCGGGTGCTCGAGGCAGATATCCGATAAATCCACAGGTCACAAAAAAGAGGAGAATTTTATGTTTTATCCCCATAGACCTTCTTGTCATCGAATATCTTCTTGCCCACTATCTTCCAGCCTTCATCCCAGACCCTGTAAAAACAGCTCCAGAAGCCGGTGTGGCAGGCCGCCGTTTTCTGATCAACGGTAAGCAAAAGGGTATCATTGTCGCAATCCACGTATATTGCCTTAACTTCCTGCGTATGGCCCGAGCTCTCGCCTTTCAGCCAGATCCGTTTCCTCGACCGCGAATAATAGTGGGCCTTGCCAGTCTTCAGCGTGAGGTCGAATGCCTCTTGGTTCATATAGGCGACCATCATCACGTCTTTCGTCTGCCTGTCCTGAACGACAGCAGGGATCAAACCTCTTTCATCCCATTTTATATTTTCCGACATATTCCACCCATTTCAGCCTCAGCATCTGCTAAAGCCTCACGTTTACCCCTTTTTCTTTTAAGTATCGCTTAGCATCCATAACCGTGAACTCTTTGTAATGGAATATGGACGCGGCAAGTACCGCATCGGCTTTTCCATCGACAAACCCCTCATAGAGATGCTCCAGAGTGCCAACACCGCCTGACGCAATCACAGGTATATTGGTCGCCTCCGAAACTGCCTTTGTAAGTTGTATGTCAAAACCTTTTTTTGTGCCATCCCTATCCATACTGGTGAGCAATATCTCTCCGGCACCGAGCTTTTCCATGCGCACCGCCCACTCTATGGCGTCTATCCCAGTCGGTCTCCGACCGCCATAGGTGTAGACTTCAAAATTGTTGCCATTCCTTTTAGCATCAATAGCAACACATATACACTGGCTGCCGAATATCTCACTCGCTTCCCGTATGAAATCAGACGATTCGACCGCAGCGGTATTGATCGTCACTTTATCGGCTCCCGCAAGCAGTATCTCCCTGATATCTTCTATCTTTTTTATGCCTCCTCCTACCGTGAAGGGCATGAAGACTTCACGTGCTACTTTCTCCACGACCTCGATAATGGTCTTCCTCTTTTCATGGGAGGCTGTAATGTCGAGAAAGCAAAGCTCGTCCGCCATCTGCTCTTCATAGATCTTTGCATTGGTGACCGGATCTCCCGCATCTCTCAGCCCTAAAAAATTAATCCCTTTAACCACCCTGCCTTCCATCACATCAAGGCAAGGCATTATCCTTTTGGTCAGCATATTCCTGCCACCTCCTCTATACGGATCAGCCCTTCATAGACAGCCTTACCAAGAATCGTTGCCCAGGCCCCCATATTTTTAAGTTTTTTCACATCTTCTATGGCGGTTACTCCGCCGCTCGCGATCACCGGTATCCCGGTCATTTCCATCATCCCTTTAAGTCCCTCATAGTCAGGCCCCGAGAGCATTCCATCCCTTGCCACGCTTGTACACAGAATCGCCATAACCCCAATGCGCTCTGCCGCCCGAAGGATCTCTTTTATGTCCCTCTCGGCAACCGCTTTCCAACCCTTCACCATGGGTTTCCCATCGAGAAGATCAAGTCCGAGGACAATATTTTTGAATTCCGAAAGACTTTCAAAGAAGATTTCGTCAAGGAGGGCCTGGGTGCCTACTATCACCCCGCTTGCTCCCGCCTGGGTATAATACTCTATATCTTCCCGGGTACGTATACCGCCTCCAACTTCAAGATAACCCGTCACCTTCTCTCCTATCGCTTTTATGATGTCGCGGTGCGCGGGAATTCCGGTCCTAGCCCCGTCCAGATCTATTATGTGAAAATCCTTAGCGCCTCTTTTCATCATTTCTTCAATCTTCGAAACAGGATCATTACTGTATACGGTCACTTTTGAGAAATCGCCCTTCATTAGGCGGACAGTCTTGCCCCCCATAAGGTCCATGGCAAACAGCGCTTTCATCTTACTCCCTCCAAGAGACTGCCTATCTCCCTATTTATGCAGTCATTGGACAATCTTTCAGCAGTAACCCATTTCCCTCCTCGTCGCATAAACTTTCCTATATTGAATAGATCATCCATAAGAGCCTGCTGCTTCTCTTCACAGATAAAAAACCGTCTAAGCATGCCTTTGTTCATTAGGTGTACGTGAAATCCTATGCTCGCCGGCTTCTCAACCGCATAGCTGCCACCCTGCCGTTCCTCGTAACGATAGATAAAGACATTAATATGCTGCATCCTTCTCTTCCCTTCAACATACCCTATACCCCTGTCAACCAACACCCCCTCAAGCCGGTTCTTCACAGTAGGCTCCGCATCGCCGTGAATCCTGCCTATATTGATAATCTTGCCGCAGTATGGACACCGCTTGATCTTTTCAGCCTCAACGGAGGGCCTCTCCATCTCTATCCCAATGTCTCCTACGGCCCCGCACCTGTTCGAGAATGGCACCATAATGCCCCACGCAGCCAGAAACACGCATATAAATAGACGCATTTTCACTCCTTTTGGACCGGGCTTTTCTTGCACTACTGTTATAATTGTATAAGAAAATAACCCTAAAGAAAAGACTAAAAGCGGAAAAAAGAACAGCAGGGCGTTACATCTGAACGCACATACCAACTTTATGGAGTCATCCGGCACTTCCGTTCCAAAGAGGACAAAAGCCCACTCTTGCTGAGGTTCGGTTTTCTTTAAAAATTATCTTAAACGTGGTAAAAATATTTAAGGTTAAACAAAGAAGCCTTCATAACAACTAAATCGTTAAGGTAAACAGATATTGTAATGACAGAAGAAGGATTAATTCAAATTCTCACAAAACATAGCCAGTTCCATATCCTTAACCATTATCGCTCCCTTCCCTCAGAAAAAAAACGTATCTTCCTCGGGGAGACAAAGGAACTTGATTTCGATCTGGTGTTTGCCCTTTATAATGAATTCAAGGATCAGAAAGGAGCTTCCTCTATAGGCGCTATCGGGTCGGCCCCTATCGTGGCCGTGCCGAAAACAGTTGAGCAGGAGGCGCAAAGACGCGAAGCGCATCGCCTCGGAGAGGCGATGCTCAAGGAAGACAAGGTGGCAGCGTTGATTGTAGCCGGAGGCCAAGGATCGAGGCTTGGCTTTGAAGGACCTAAAGGCGCCTTTCCCATCTCACCCGTCAGAAATAAATCACCGTTCCATCTTTTTGCGGAAGCCTTGAAAGCCATGTCGATCCGTTACGGGGCGACGATTCCTCTCCTAATAATGACAAGCAGAGAGAATCATCGGGAGACACAGAGATATTTCGAATCGTTCCGACATTTCGATCTTGATCCCCATAATGTCCATTTTTTTCAACAGGGAATGCTGCCCACCATGACTCCATCAGGACAGCTGATTCTTAAAGACGAGACCCACCTTTTCGCAAACCCCGACGGGCATGGAGGCTCTTTGAAGGCAATCCACGATTCAGGCCTCCTTGACTTACTCCTTTCGACGGGTTATACAGACCTTTTTTACTGCCAGGTTGACAATCCTCTCGTGAAAATGGCCGACCCGGTCTTTTTGGGGTACCACCGTATGGCTGATGCCGAGATGAGCACCAAAGTGGTAAGACGAACAAACATTGAAGAGAAGGTAGGGGTCTACGTCACCTTAGACGGCAAAGAAAGGATTTTGGAATACAGCGATTTGGGGGGGACACATATGTCTCTTCTCGATGCTAATGGTGAAGTTCTTTACTGGGGAGGAAATACAGCCATACATGCCTTCAATCTCTCTTTCATAAAGCACCTGAATCATCATGGTTTTCATCTTCCCTGCCACCGCGCGAGCAAAGTTGTCGATAGTCTTGGAAATGATGGCAAAACAACGAAGATCGACGGTTGGAAGTTCGAGACTTTTGTATTCGACGCCATCCCTATGGCACAGAAGACATGCTGTATGGAAGTAATCCGCGAAGAAGAATTCTCCCCAGTGAAGAACCGCGAGGGCGTCGACTCTCCTCTTACCGCCCGCAGTGCGATGAGCAATCTCTTTCGTAAATGGCTTGAAGAGACAGGGGCAAAGATTGCGCCCGAGGTCCTAGTTGAGATCAGTCCTCTGTTTGCCGTTGACAGTGAAACACTCGCAGAAAAGCTGAGCGGCAGGACGATTTCCATCATTCGAGACACATATTTCGGAGACTGAGAGGAATTCGAAAAATATTGAACAAGGGAAAATATGGCAACGCAAATCTCGCCGAACGGCTTGCATTTGATCTGGAAACGTGCGGCGGCAAGGCCTTGGTTTCAGGTTCTCCAACCGCAAGCGCCATGTAATGTTGATGTGATGATAGCAGGAGGAGACAATTAAGCATAGCCAGTATATACCGAAACCGAATCCTGGAACGATGAATTTCAGAAACAATGCGGAAATGGCGCATTACGCCATCAAAAACCAGCGTATCGACAAACCGTTGGTCCAGTTCATCCTATAATAAAAGTACGGAGTTTGGGGATCGGTTGCAT is part of the Syntrophobacterales bacterium genome and encodes:
- the alaS gene encoding alanine--tRNA ligase, whose product is MNSNEIRKKFLDYFAGNGHTLVPSASLVPEKDPTLLFVNAGMVQFKNLFLGIEKRDYFRATSCQKCVRAGGKHNDLDNIGKTLRHHTFFEMLGNFSFGDYFKKDAIWYAWEFLTRELGLDEEKLWVTVYKEDDEAAAIWKSIGVRPERIVRLGEKDNFWSMGDEGPCGPCSEIIYDLGDAVGCRRPECRVGCDCDRYLEIWNLVFMEFERTKNREMERLPQPSIDTGMGFERITSVLQGKIGNYETDLFSPLIKRLEDMCRSVYGENERTDVAMRVIADHARGAAFIINDGVLPGKDGRAYVLRRIIRRALRYGKKIGIEREFLHDLSSTVVDIMDVYPDIRNNHPYIARIIKGEEERFMETLNVGMKVYEEIAYEVKKKGDRVILGELVYKLYDTYGFPLDITTEMAEEDGFILDIKGFETALEGQKARSRIGSKLKGEMLGEGQISVLKEGITSEFLGYRQLYVEGATVLSLLRDEQPVPEMRVGETGEVYFDKTPFYAESGGQVEDEGTIVWPGGNAKVLAVKKVKSDLFSHVLAVEEGVLKRGQKANLAVDKDKRLSVARNHTATHLLQYALRKVLGDHVKQSGSLVEKDRLRFDFSHFKGLDTLELAKVEDIVNEKIMACNDVTIEVKNRDEAIKEGATALFEEKYGETVRVVKIGDFSVELCGGTHVRNTGEIGSLYVMSESSLASGVRRIEATTGKGALLHKKKLDGLIRSVSKACNIEAERISEKIESLVSDLEKQEKEIERLKQEIVLSKVDEAISTAYDKDGVKIISMFIPNGKVEELRKVTDIIRDKAKSCVVLVGSKEDSKGTLVVAVSRDLQSTYHAGKIVKKIAEKYEGKGGGGPQVAQGGIPGNRVEEVISGAGKIVGD
- the thpR gene encoding RNA 2',3'-cyclic phosphodiesterase, whose product is MRAFLALELPLDIKAYLQTVIAGMAARIKDVRWVREEGFHITLKFLGEIEKDTAWRIKDMIPMIGTKYAPLPASIKSIDAFPSRRRAKVVVVKLRDGIEKIRSIFDDVEKGLLKLNIEPEEREYTPHITLGRVKRPQPLLEKNTFPLEEKRFVLDKLVLFQSILTKEGAQYTPQGDIKLGGQE
- the hisI gene encoding phosphoribosyl-AMP cyclohydrolase encodes the protein MSENIKWDERGLIPAVVQDRQTKDVMMVAYMNQEAFDLTLKTGKAHYYSRSRKRIWLKGESSGHTQEVKAIYVDCDNDTLLLTVDQKTAACHTGFWSCFYRVWDEGWKIVGKKIFDDKKVYGDKT
- a CDS encoding 1-(5-phosphoribosyl)-5-[(5-phosphoribosylamino)methylideneamino] imidazole-4-carboxamide isomerase, yielding MKALFAMDLMGGKTVRLMKGDFSKVTVYSNDPVSKIEEMMKRGAKDFHIIDLDGARTGIPAHRDIIKAIGEKVTGYLEVGGGIRTREDIEYYTQAGASGVIVGTQALLDEIFFESLSEFKNIVLGLDLLDGKPMVKGWKAVAERDIKEILRAAERIGVMAILCTSVARDGMLSGPDYEGLKGMMEMTGIPVIASGGVTAIEDVKKLKNMGAWATILGKAVYEGLIRIEEVAGIC
- the recA gene encoding recombinase RecA, which codes for MKEEGREGNRTKAIDMAVTQIEKLFGKGSIMKLGEKPIEAIPVVSTGSIALDMALGVGGLPRGRVVEIFGPEASGKTTLALEVVSEIQKTGGSAAFIDAEHALDVSYAKKIGVNIDDLLISQPDTGEQALEITEILVRSGAVDIIVVDSVAALVPKAEIEGEMGDAHMGLQARLMSQALRKLTATISKSMTTVIFINQIRQKIGVMFGNPETTTGGNALKFYSSVRLDIRRIAAIKDGQEIVGSRTRVKIVKNKVAPPFREVEFDIIFGHGISREGDLVDLGVEMGIMEKMGAWYSYGETRIGQGRENAKEFLKKHEEIAGEIESKIFAHYQLKKDEQ
- a CDS encoding nicotinamide-nucleotide amidohydrolase family protein produces the protein MTVEEIVGSLLREKGMTIALAESCTGGLTAKRVTDVAGASDYFGMGFVTYGNIAKERFLAVPENMLATRGAVSREVAGAMAEGVRIAAGADIGVSITGIAGPGGGSPAKPVGTVYIGVSMKDGLVVRKYLFHGDRAAIREATSEEALTLTFRCLNGEIV
- a CDS encoding Crp/Fnr family transcriptional regulator; the protein is MKEHLEEWIRDVSFFSVLSNNEMNVLLKIAKIRKFAKGFVIFGEGDARAALHMVLKGKVKISLYDEEGKEYVLDVIGTGGFFGELSMFDELTGFANVVTMEETECVVIQRKDFMSLLMDNPMFTMSVLKTLASKLRAANEQIKGLAFLNVENRILKYLSEIGEKSGMKIKDRVVIECGPTQVEISNSCGCSRETVSRTIKSLAKKGKISVAKRRYILRSAYKL
- the hisF gene encoding imidazole glycerol phosphate synthase subunit HisF; protein product: MLTKRIMPCLDVMEGRVVKGINFLGLRDAGDPVTNAKIYEEQMADELCFLDITASHEKRKTIIEVVEKVAREVFMPFTVGGGIKKIEDIREILLAGADKVTINTAAVESSDFIREASEIFGSQCICVAIDAKRNGNNFEVYTYGGRRPTGIDAIEWAVRMEKLGAGEILLTSMDRDGTKKGFDIQLTKAVSEATNIPVIASGGVGTLEHLYEGFVDGKADAVLAASIFHYKEFTVMDAKRYLKEKGVNVRL
- a CDS encoding phosphatidylglycerophosphatase A, translated to MTRRSMGIKHKILLFFVTCGFIGYLPRAPGTFASLFGAALLYVFPFSSLSGNIIFVVSFIFVSIVSINWLKSEAKDPGYIVIDELAGMCVTMAGHKPTILNVVAGFVFFRIFDIVKPFPISKAESLKEGYGVMADDVIAGIFANLALVAVGRIT
- a CDS encoding UTP--glucose-1-phosphate uridylyltransferase gives rise to the protein MTEEGLIQILTKHSQFHILNHYRSLPSEKKRIFLGETKELDFDLVFALYNEFKDQKGASSIGAIGSAPIVAVPKTVEQEAQRREAHRLGEAMLKEDKVAALIVAGGQGSRLGFEGPKGAFPISPVRNKSPFHLFAEALKAMSIRYGATIPLLIMTSRENHRETQRYFESFRHFDLDPHNVHFFQQGMLPTMTPSGQLILKDETHLFANPDGHGGSLKAIHDSGLLDLLLSTGYTDLFYCQVDNPLVKMADPVFLGYHRMADAEMSTKVVRRTNIEEKVGVYVTLDGKERILEYSDLGGTHMSLLDANGEVLYWGGNTAIHAFNLSFIKHLNHHGFHLPCHRASKVVDSLGNDGKTTKIDGWKFETFVFDAIPMAQKTCCMEVIREEEFSPVKNREGVDSPLTARSAMSNLFRKWLEETGAKIAPEVLVEISPLFAVDSETLAEKLSGRTISIIRDTYFGD